A window from Synechococcus sp. RSCCF101 encodes these proteins:
- the pdeM gene encoding ligase-associated DNA damage response endonuclease PdeM codes for MSALPPGIEGLRWDWQGHDLMLLGDRALWDPAQRLLLVADLHLGKAETFQAHGIPLPSDGDRTTLNALIALSHALQPSELIVLGDLFHSRLGLTPELRQTLAALPELLGCPLCWIEGNHDRRIHLEGLRSQPSHGRGPLWLSHEPQPPQQRPPQAAAGLGVCGHLHPVVRLGDRTDRLRLPCFAFAEELATLILPSFGALTGGHPARDRWRTWVVADGSVLPWRPRTPSGRR; via the coding sequence GTGAGCGCCCTGCCCCCGGGGATTGAGGGCCTCCGCTGGGACTGGCAGGGCCACGATCTGATGCTGCTGGGCGACCGGGCGCTCTGGGATCCCGCGCAGCGACTCCTGCTGGTGGCCGATCTTCACCTCGGCAAGGCCGAGACCTTCCAGGCCCACGGCATTCCCCTCCCCAGTGATGGCGATCGCACCACCCTGAACGCGCTGATCGCCCTCAGCCATGCACTGCAGCCCTCGGAGCTCATCGTGCTCGGCGATCTGTTCCACAGCCGTCTGGGCCTGACCCCGGAGCTCCGCCAGACCCTGGCGGCTCTGCCCGAGCTGCTCGGCTGCCCCCTCTGCTGGATCGAGGGCAACCACGACCGCCGCATCCATCTCGAAGGGCTGCGCTCGCAGCCGTCCCACGGGCGGGGACCCCTCTGGCTGAGCCATGAACCGCAGCCCCCGCAGCAGCGGCCCCCGCAGGCGGCCGCCGGGCTGGGGGTGTGCGGTCACCTGCATCCGGTGGTGCGACTGGGTGATCGCACCGACCGTCTGCGCCTGCCCTGCTTCGCCTTCGCCGAGGAGCTGGCAACACTGATCCTGCCGTCCTTCGGGGCCTTGACGGGCGGCCATCCCGCTCGCGACCGTTGGCGCACCTGGGTGGTGGCCGACGGCAGCGTGCTGCCCTGGCGCCCCCGCACTCCCTCAGGCCGCCGGTGA
- a CDS encoding glutathione S-transferase family protein → MPSSSEDRSGPAPSGLTLHGAPRSRASMPRWYLEERAIPYHWHELDLKAGEHRQPPFLAINPFAKVPALTDHGFRGPDGGPLHLFENGAILLHLAENHGGDFADPVERSLAIQWVLFANSTLSIALFVPSNQEREFPALMTRLDALLEPDRPLVGDRWGVADCSVLSHLAYLPLFFPDLDLSPYPSVQACIAATRARPAHQRVMGAR, encoded by the coding sequence ATGCCGAGCTCCTCCGAAGACCGTTCCGGCCCCGCTCCCAGCGGCCTCACGCTGCACGGGGCTCCCCGTTCACGGGCCTCGATGCCCCGCTGGTATCTGGAGGAGCGGGCCATCCCCTACCACTGGCATGAGCTGGATCTGAAGGCCGGCGAGCACAGGCAGCCGCCCTTCCTCGCGATCAATCCCTTCGCCAAGGTGCCCGCCCTCACCGACCACGGCTTCAGGGGGCCGGATGGCGGCCCCCTGCACCTGTTCGAGAACGGAGCGATCCTGCTGCATCTGGCCGAGAACCACGGCGGCGATTTCGCCGATCCGGTCGAGCGCAGCCTGGCAATCCAGTGGGTGCTCTTCGCCAACTCCACCCTCTCGATCGCCCTGTTCGTGCCCAGCAACCAGGAGCGGGAGTTCCCCGCCCTGATGACACGGCTCGATGCCCTGCTGGAGCCGGATCGCCCGCTCGTGGGCGATCGCTGGGGCGTGGCCGACTGCTCCGTGCTGTCGCACCTGGCCTATCTGCCGCTCTTCTTCCCGGACCTCGATCTCTCCCCCTACCCCTCGGTTCAGGCCTGCATCGCCGCCACCCGGGCGCGTCCCGCCCATCAGCGGGTCATGGGCGCCCGGTGA